In Candidatus Brocadiaceae bacterium, the genomic stretch CCGGGCATGGCGGCCGTCGCCCAGGGCGCGCTGGTCGGCGTGGTCACCGAGGCCGGCCCCCGCCAGTGTCGCGTGCGGCTCATCACCGACCCCGGCAGCGCCCTCCCCTGCCGGGCGGCCACGGGGCAGGACGTCTTCGTGCTCCAGGGCACCGGCGCCCCCCTGTGCAACGTGGACTGGGTGGACCGCCACGGGTTCCTGGGAGTCGGAGACGTGCTGGTCACAAGCGCGCGACGACACGATCCGGACAGCCTGCTGGTCCTCCCGGACGGCGTGCCGGTCGCCACCGTGCAGACGCTCGCGCCGGACCGCCTCCGCCCGCTCTTCCTGGAGGTGGCCGCCGAGCCGCGCGCCCGCCTGGAGCGCCTGGAAACGGTGCAGATCCTGGTGCCCGACGCCTGACGCTCAGGCGCGCCTCGGACCGAAGATGGCCGTGCCGATCCGCACCATGTTGGCGCCCTCCTCCACGGCCACGCGGTAGGAGTGCGTCATGCCCATGGACAGCGCGTCCATGCGCACCCCCGGGGGGCATTCGCCGCAGAGCCGCTCGAACAGCCCGCGCACGCGACGGAGGTAGGGCCGGGCGTCTTCGGGGTCCTCGCAGTAGGGCTCCATGGCCATGAGCCCCTCGATGCGCAGATTGGGCAGGGCGGCGACGCTGCGAATCAGGTCGGGCACGGAATCGTAGGGCGCACCGGTCTTGCTCGACTCCCCCCCCACGTTGACCTCGATGCAGACCCGCACGGGACCCTTTGCCCGGTCGTTGAGGACCCGGGCGAGCCGCAGCGAGTCGACGCTCTGGAAGACGTCGAAGGTCTCCAGCGCCCGACCCGCCTTGTTGCGCTGCAGGTGCCCGATCATGTGCCATTCGACGCCGGGCGTCGGCCCCAGTTCGGCGCGGGCGGCCTGGGCCTCCTGCACGTAGTTGTGCCCGATCACGCGCGCGCCGGCGGCGAGCACGTCGGCCATCTCGGCGGCGGTCCGCGCCTTGGCGGCGACGACGATCGTCACGTCCTCGGGCAGCGACCGTCGGATGCGGCCGTAGTTCTCAGCGGCGTCCATGGTGGTCACCCCGTACCCCGCTGGAGGAGGCTCTACATGAAGCGCACGAAACGGTTCCGATCGTCCACCAGGACCTTGCGGACCTCGACGGGCCCCTCGGCCAGTTCGAAGCCCATCACGATCACCCGGTGCCCCTTACGGATGCGGTGGGCGGCGGC encodes the following:
- a CDS encoding YggS family pyridoxal phosphate-dependent enzyme: MDAAENYGRIRRSLPEDVTIVVAAKARTAAEMADVLAAGARVIGHNYVQEAQAARAELGPTPGVEWHMIGHLQRNKAGRALETFDVFQSVDSLRLARVLNDRAKGPVRVCIEVNVGGESSKTGAPYDSVPDLIRSVAALPNLRIEGLMAMEPYCEDPEDARPYLRRVRGLFERLCGECPPGVRMDALSMGMTHSYRVAVEEGANMVRIGTAIFGPRRA